The following coding sequences lie in one Arachis hypogaea cultivar Tifrunner chromosome 9, arahy.Tifrunner.gnm2.J5K5, whole genome shotgun sequence genomic window:
- the LOC112711697 gene encoding uncharacterized protein, whose translation MGKDYWWYWPAPAFGRSSSSSTSTSTSSSKASTSSGCMCSLFQTFHFHPFHFSINQHQHKSPSSISQCLSKDGAQGPRNSLESQHGTASSKEQQHLQIPKNIRIKTSRSMTRTRSGNYSSDFSSEMSFSPGTKTPTLVARLMGLDLLPENNSSSPNSSSSSTLSTPIINNKHGRSNNNNNNPPVHHNPKARQQHHHIQIMRHRHSTDSIGTIRSLSDTPRRSDVEHSRLSLQINKENIGVDENYLETPRFSFSKRKFDENNNNSSSSRSPSHYARQIVKQVKESVNRRVGITDITNTVKNREQESSVVQQIRFKKATKTSSNVNVNVNVIVNEACSPGKQSPRLSRFVDSKQNNPNSITKPSSPLTPKDQKPLSSSPTTTPLPIAHQIETQLSSKDDLQSKKSSSAPKCKRSRTTEKLGSGVNRTTAPQTSSIRKKQQESFVACTLSPTRPKTKNRSTHPLSSNLLLNTAPNLLPVKTHPSPLPTKIPQKQPCDTQEQKRSSAQLSSYARQKYKKDAIQTPATATTAGTATTAADDQGPEFEYITSILSRTGLRKATLPQIQYQWFSLSHPLDPSLFHNLEHHYPSSNPDKGCIFTQRDQLGPRCNRRLLFDLVDELLSEILARRKQERGLLVETVWRKVRSFPGAKCEVLEDIDGLIEMEEMERKVKEEREEGLVMEIGRSIMETLVHETVTVFML comes from the exons ATGGGGAAGGACTATTGGTGGTATTGGCCTGCTCCTGCATTTGGAAGGTCCTCTTcctcctccacctccacctccacctcctccTCCAAGGCTTCTACTTCTTCTGGTTGCATGTGTTCTCTCTTTCAAACCTTCCATTTCCATCCATTTCACTTTTCCATAAACCAACATCAACACAAGTCTCCCTCTTCCATCTCACAATGTCTCTCCAAAG ATGGTGCTCAAGGACCAAGGAATAGTTTGGAGTCACAACATGGTACTGCCTCCTCAAAAGAACAACAACATTTACAAATTCCG AAGAACATTCGAATCAAAACAAGCAGAAGCATGACAAGAACAAGATCAGGAAATTATTCGAGTGATTTCTCCTCGGAAATGAGCTTCTCTCCGGGAACCAAGACACCAACATTGGTTGCAAGATTGATGGGGCTTGATCTTCTTCCTGAAAACAACTCTTCCTCTCCtaattcctcctcttcttcaaccCTCTCCACTCcaataattaataacaaacatGGAAgaagcaacaacaataacaataatccaCCAGTTCATCATAACCCTAAAGCAAGGCAGCAGCATCACCACATCCAAATAATGAGACACAGACACAGCACAGACAGCATAGGAACCATTCGTTCCTTGTCTGATACTCCAAGAAGATCAGATGTTGAGCATAGTAGACTCTCTTTGCAAATCAACAAGGAGAACATTGGGGTTGATGAGAACTACTTGGAAACCCCTCGCTTCTCATTTTCAAAGAGGAAATTTGATGAGAACAACAACAATAGTAGTAGCAGCAGAAGTCCAAGCCACTATGCAAGGCAAATTGTGAAGCAGGTTAAGGAAAGTGTAAACAGGAGAGTTGGGATAACTGACATAACCAACACTGTTAAGAACAGAGAGCAAGAATCTTCTGTGGTCCAACAAATCAGATTCAAGAAAGCTACAAAGACGAGTAGTaatgtgaatgtgaatgtgaatgtgaTTGTGAATGAAGCTTGCAGCCCGGGGAAGCAGTCTCCAAGACTCAGCAGATTCGTTGACTCCAAACAGAATAACCCAAACAGCATCACAAAACCATCATCACCTCTTACCCCAAAAGATCAAAAGCCGTTATCATCGTCACCTACTACTACTCCACTTCCTATTGCTCACCAGATTGaaacacaattaagctcaaaagatGATTTGCAGAGCAAAAAGTCATCATCAGCTCCAAAATGCAAGAGAAGCAGGACTACTGAGAAGTTGGGATCAGGGGTGAATAGGACTACTGCTCCACAGACATCATCAATAAGAAAGAAGCAACAAGAGTCATTTGTTGCCTGTACACTCTCGCCAACAAGACCCAAGACCAAGAACAGATCAACTCATCCACTTTCAAGCAACCTTCTTCTCAATACAGCTCCAAATCTTCTCCCTGTCAAGACTCACCCTTCTCCTCTCCCAACTAAAATCCCCCAAAAACAG CCATGTGATACTCAAGAACAAAAACGCAGCAGCGCACAGTTATCAAGTTATGCCCGCCAGAAGTACAAAAAAGATGCAATTCAAACACCCGCCACCGCCACAACCGCCGGCACCGCCACCACCGCAGCCGACGATCAAGGACCAGAATTTGAGTACATCACAAGCATACTAAGCCGCACGGGGTTGCGCAAAGCTACGTTACCCCAAATCCAATACCAATGGTTCTCTCTTTCCCACCCATTAGACCCTTCACTCTTTCACAACCTCGAGCATCATTACCCATCATCCAATCCCGACAAAGGTTGCATCTTTACGCAGAGGGACCAACTGGGTCCTCGCTGTAACCGGAGACTACTATTCGACTTGGTCGATGAACTGCTGTCGGAGATTCTGGCAAGACGAAAACAGGAGCGTGGGTTGTTGGTGGAGACTGTGTGGAGGAAGGTTCGGAGTTTCCCAGGCGCGAAGTGTGAGGTTCTGGAGGATATTGATGGGTTGatagaaatggaggagatggagaggaaGGTGAAGGAGGAAAGAGAAGAAGGGTTGGTGATGGAGATTGGAAGGAGCATAATGGAGACGTTGGTGCATGAAACTGTTACCGTCTTCATGCTTTGA